From Lucilia cuprina isolate Lc7/37 chromosome 4, ASM2204524v1, whole genome shotgun sequence:
AAATCGTTAGCACgtgaaaagtgaaatttttattgtatttatggtTGTTTAcggattttaaattgtatacaaattatGGGATTCAATTGTTATggtacatatgtaggtatgtgtGAATAAGGCCTATACAAATTAATATACAACATGACGACTTTTACAATGATGTTTTAAGAAATGAACAGCACTTAATGGcctaattaagaaaaaaacaggaGATATTTTAATGCTATGGGTTAATAATATCAAAcggtttaaaattattgttattttaggaCACTGATACACgaaaactatttcaaaaaatccaataaaaataaaattcatagaaattttattgagaaagaaaatttatggaaaattttttataaaaagaaaattagtggaaaatttttaataaaaagaaaatgtatggaaaatttcccaaaaatggaaaatttataaaatataaaagaaaattaattgaaattttttcgaaaaaagggtattttttgtaaaattttttgaagagaaaatttatcaaaaatttccaataaaaagaaatttgttaaaaattttctatagaaagaaaatttttgaaaatttctatttaagaaaaatttattgaaaattttctattaaagaaaaatttatcgaaaattttctataaaaaaattattaaaacttttctaaaaaaaatctcatcgaaaattttccctaaaaaatataattgaaaattttctataaaaaagcttttggaaaattttatattaaaagaggTTAGGTTCATAAGAAATACATCTAGGCTACTATTGGGCCTACTGTGCACTCCTAttcatgaaaaaacaaaaaatattttgctcatTGAGtatattacttttcaatgtttaaaaactcagtttcttaaacgtaattcctaagaattttccaatcagtgttatgGAATATTATTACCGGAATAACATCATtttcaagatacttggatctaactacGACAAATACCTGACAGTGGCAGAGGAAGTTCTCCAGAGTTTTactgctctacattcgtctgaatccgcagggccaattttgtatagatgtgctcgtaacccagtgtgtccactcagaatacgtaccattttgctcattttgaggagatttatCGTCTTATTCTCATCAGGGTCtccccataggatctttgtggttctacccaccctTTCATAATTCCAAGTGGCTTTATGggtttctctcacccatattttcatttcaacttTTGTTGCGTTAAATGGTTTTGTGTTTGTCAGATTAAATACCTCGAGCTCGcttccctttaaagctgttACATTCGCACCTTTGCTGCCGACTACTCCCTTATctttgggagagtattcagttaaaggtTTCTTACCATCCAATATGGTCTTATATTTACTTCTATCACCTGATACCATCCTTATTGCTTTCTGGCAGTCGGTTTTATATATTAAGGGCTGTAGGCGTTATATTTATTCTAAGCCAATTAACACACTCCGTTATTGCTCGGAGTTCTGcttggaagcttgtgttatgattatgtaaacggtggtatatttctgtttctgggtcttcaatatagaacgcCATGCCCACTTTATCCCTCAACTTGGAGCCATCGGCGTTGTCTTCCTGTAGATCAAGacatctgggatcagcgtttaaacagcatgtacgctgaaatCCCTGTaatagtttgatattacacttaTTGCCTAAAGCAGTctaccagattattgaagcataagcaagaattggtctaattacacttttataaagccaatttttcatagtaggactaagaccccatttcatgcctataatTTCCCAGCACCGATGTACCTTGTTGATCCTCTATCCTATATGTGGTGTCTATTTAATTTCCGATCGAGGATTTCaactaagtacttaactttgtccgTCACCAGTGTCTTCTTGCCCAGaaagcaaggttcagtatacgTGGAAatgtttgtctttcttgtgaaaagacagatttctgTCTTTGCCGGCTCAATGCTCAAGGCCTTATTGAGAGCAAcatcagctcttctacacaagtaatttggatcctttccttttaaaagtattacgacatcgtctgcgtAACAGATAGTTCTAAGTCACTTCTCTAAgcacttaactttgtctgtcaccaGTATtttcttgcccaggaagcaaggttcagtatacgTAGAAATGTTTGTcattcttgtgaaaagacagatttccgtctaCGCCGGCTCAATGCTCAAGGCCTTATTGAGAGCAAcatcagctcttctacacaagtaatttggatccattccgtttaaaagtattacgacatcgtatGCGTGACAGATAGTTCTAAGTCCTTTCTCTGTTAGAGGCCTTAGGAGGATAATTATCGTGGAAACCCAGAGTAAGGTGAAAAAATGCCAGTGATAATAACATCGTACATCTCAAAGCTTATTCATCTGTTTCTTAGCATTTAGTTGACTGACTGACTATCATCTGGAGAGAGAGGGTTACTTGGAGCTCCTATaggaattaaattgaaaaatatgtttatatctgagaaactagaatcttcaaattctacatgaagaactttgacaatCATGTGATTATCCAGAGAATAGCTGGCAGACTTTCAGTGGGGATTGGCATCTCACATATgaataaagtacaaaaaaatcgtttatctgggaaactaatagaactaaattcttcAAAGTTTTGCGCGAAGAACTTTTAtacaagaaaaacaagtaagagtgctatattcggctgtgccgaatcttatatacccttcaccatagtgtattttaaacatcttttataaattttaattttttttcccgactacattattattacatcaaaagctaaacaaaaagaacaacaacaacgctaaacgaaataaaaagcaaaatacacaaggcatctaaaccagcagacatctaaacatacataacgaaaaacatagtaaaacaaaaacaaaattcacaacgcaatgacgccaacagcatccaaacatacaacaaatacacagctgaataaaaccaagacatctacacacacgtgtacatctttttctaatatacagtgttgttgttgcttttttaacaaagcatgaaaaaaatatgacgttttttggtgaaatttttagaagttgtctcggattttagctcatatctctgttatttaccgaccgattttgctgattttaaatagcgattttctcgaaagcatgtctaatagaattattgaagtttcggatcttgccgatatctggggtcctctaaaaactgatttcaacagacagacggacatggcttaatcgactccgctatctataaggatccagaatatatatactttatagggtcggaaaattatatcatagaaattttaaacggaatgacaaacttatatatacccttctcacgaaggtgaagggtataaaaagcggaattaaatagaaaaattcgtatatcgtcgtatatattttcacaaaaaaaatttcatggcAACAATAGTGGAGAtttttgaaatcattttttaaatttaatgcattttccAAATAATTTGCATATGACTCAGATATACTAAATAGATAACTAGACATATGATGTAAACTATTTGCCATAGTTTAGCACTTAAACGAATGAACTAGTTATTTCCTTATTAATAAACACCCACGgataaagcaaatattttatcaccaaataaaataaattgtaataaatattaaaaaaaaattataaattataaataaataacaaaaattaaaactaaaataaattgacAAAATAAATTCCATAAAGTATACAAtgctaaataaaacaaataatagacAACACTTTCAATATTTCGTTGCCAAAAGCAAACACCCCTTCCATTAAGGTGGGTTTCTTTTACGCGGTTTAATTTTGCGCAAAAGCAGGGGAGGTTGTGTTAACTGGAGGACTAGGAGAAAGATATTGGAGTGGAgtgtgaaaacaaaataatagcaCAATTATAACAACTACTATAAAATACTTAGCAGCTAATAGTGTCTGCAACATAAATCAttgacaaataaattaaaagcaataaatttgcaattaatttttaatttgcaacCAATTTTGACAAGCTTTAAAAATCTGTAGTGGTAAACTAAACTATTGgccaattattttaaataaatatgaaaacctGACACTTTAGAATGATTATAATCagccaaaaaaacaaaatatatataataaatctaTAGACAGagacacaaatacatacatatgcaaggTAGTTGTATTTTTACAACGTTTTactagaaatattaatttaaaacatagtCATCTAACAATGAGGAGGATAAGTTTGAAAGCATTTCAAATAACTATTCCGGGTTGATCGATCGTATGAAGCAGCATACAGATTATCGAAAGAGAATCGTTTATTTTGGAGGGCTTTGATCAATTATGGTTTCAATTGTAAACTTTCTGATAAACAAAAGTGTAACGCCTTTAACCAAATATTTCACACTATACAAAGTATATCgattaaaaatctatataactACTAATACTTAatacaaaaacctaaaaaaatatgaacaagtTTAAtcgaacattgaaaaataaaatagtttattttgttgtgaTTTTGATATTGTATGTAAGTAAGGTTGATTGGAAAGATTTCGAATTAACAAGTCTTTAACGTAAGTTTAACATTAGACAGttttatcaaaacaaaattttctgatTCAATAAAAAACGTgcagaaattttataattgcaATAGGCGGCCAGTTCAATCACATCAGTTAAAGGTGTATACCcaacaaacataaaatgtaGCGAAACTTAGCTTAAATTCTCTTAATcgaatcattatttttataacattaaaacGAAGAGTAAGAGATCGTATTTTAAGCCGATCCTATGTATTGTGAGCTGTTAAAATCGTTGCTTTATTTCTGTATTGTATATCCGAAACTGGCATGATATGTTCACCTTACATGTTGTAgtaagtagggttctataaatcgtctttttgtcgaaaagtcaaaatcgactattttgttcaaaaaagtcgataactcggcaatcgtctatgaaaaaagtcgtaaagtcgactttgtaattCAGAAGTCAAAaagagtcgaaaatagtcaaaaagtcgaaaaaggtcagaaaaagtcgaaaatagatgaaaaaggtcgaaaaaagtcagaaGAAGGCAAAAAATgccggaaaaagtcaaaaaaattcgaaaagtagaaaaaagtcaggAAAATTCGATAATAGCCGAAAAGTGTAAAAAGTCGAATATGGTTGAAAAGGCATCTAAGATCTTCAAGGCAATTAAGATCTTCGATCACGATGTTAGGACGACCCAATCGTCCTTTTTCAGTCCTCACATCTAACGATGAtatagtaactaactaactaactacctaactaactaactaactaactaactaactagctaactaactaactaactaactaactaactaactaactaactaactaactaactaactaactaactaactaactaactacctaactaactaactaactaactaactaactaactaactaactaactaactaactaactaactaactagcttattcactaactaactaactaactaacttacttactaactaactagttacaTGAAAGTAGTGGCGTGCACGAACGAGCGCTCTTCTAATCTGCTATACACACATGCCGAGAACATTCTAATAGAACCACATGACCCAGCTGCGATTCAAATACCCACAGCGCAgagaaaaacatggttgtggtacccatgttctaagagcaaatTATTATGGTTataattatgattgtagtcttaatatattatggttattgtaacaattttaaaatatcattttatggttaaaatcagcgaaaatattttatcataatattttttatttaccataatattgtttgttatacatgtcTATATTATGATCGAATGCAatcaaaatatcgttaaaaatatgtaatcgaaatcaaatttattttgattactgaatcagtacaattacagtttctaaaaaagtaaaaaccttcATCACTCAAGCCGATTTACGAATTTCAATTTGATTcccaaaaacataactacattattttatatcaagtgaaatacttatacatataatgttttaaaccaaatgagaattatttcaactcttTTTATTGACGCtttaaacaacacacacacacacacaaaataatatgtgtgtggtgtgtggctaaagttgttttgttgtagcaacagacatagaacaacaaaacatataatggttatttataataacataacatataatggttatacaacatatagcaacataacatataatggttatcagtatgttgaaatatttgttagtaacaaaatatgttttagtcgttaccattacttagttattgaaaaaataattatttttcagtgaatcatactcaaatttataattgccatgaacatgaaaatgattacagtaacaacaatattgtttaaatagaattaaaataacaattatatgtttttgataacaatatattgttacagtgaacatagtttagttatagtaaccatgttgaactatgttttttctctgcatgCATCTCTCATCTAAAATAATTTCAGGTGCTAAATCAGATCTTTGTGTTAACTGGGTAACTGCATATGATTATGTGTAAGTGTGACAGAGAACTCATTTGTTCTGGCTTAAATGTAAGCGTGCCGGTATTTATTGGTGTTGATATTATCTTGAAATTACAGATCTAAGTAGATCGATCTGCATGcattttattaagtaaaaaaaagaataagttgaaggtttaataatatttaaaagagagaaaatattataaattatttattatagcaaaaaatagaaaagagaTACAAAAATACTAAGCAAAGGagaataaactatttaaactatgtataaacaatttaacttaaaccTATGATTCTTAATTATGAATatgatatattattaaaaaagtatattaacatttaaataattttattccttttcaaaaaaaatggaATTCATTATTCTCTCCTATGCTTTACGAATCCCAATACGATCAAAAAAAAGTTCGAGAACAAAAATTCCTACACTTACCAATAGCAATATATAAAAACCCATAAATATCAATTTCAAATCCTCTACGGAAATTGGCATTAACTTACGCGGTTCAGTTATATCGTCAAATGACAAATGACCCAATGATACCAATTCATTAAAACTCGACTCAAAccaatgaaaaaataaacccAATGAATATGCCCTTAATGTCGACATTTGTAGAGCTTCCCGGAAAACCGAATGCATgggtaaaataaaatagaaatgaagATAACGACTGAAACACAAATCCTTAGAATAACGAAAAAGTGGACGAGAGAAAAGTTGTTGTTGGACAGCAAAAACGGGCCAACTAGAGGAGGTGATAACATAGGCCCGACTTGTATTAAGTGTGTTGCGTAAACGTACAAATTCATTGAATGAATCAATTATATGAAACAATTGAGGATGTTTTAAATAATCGCTAGGATATATGTAAGCATATTCACTTTTAGAGATATAGAGTTTAATGCCAGATTTCTCTAGATCAGCAAAACTTCTGATAGGAGGATTTTTGGGAGGACTAGTCATAAAACTGCCTAGAAATACATCAAAAAGTATGATAACAACTAGACCggtaaaaaagattaaaataaatacataaaccacaaaataatctaaattttgattattaaaagGAAACCCCTGGCCCAAAATGGCTCTAAAAGCCTTGTCATTAATCAAAATATCGGATAAGTGTAAACGAAAATTGTCAATGGAAATTCTTTTAAAGACTATAAGCAAAAGAAAAGTACAACATATGAAGAGCAGTAAtagattaattataaaataggGATTTAATACCGCCAGGAAGATATCGGCCATGGATATTTCAGGTTCCACAGGTAGCATTACACACCAGTCGGCTATTTCAAAGGGATAGGAAAATTCCGACCAGTCGGTTCCATTAATAGGACCGGTCAAAGATGCGGGTATATCTAAAGTATGATTGCgtgttaatttcaaaatatccgAATAGAATATCTGAACACCTTTCGCTACCTCATAGGCCAACACTAAAGAAGCATTTAGACCCTGAGCAAAGTAACGCACAAAATTACCCACATAACCACAAATTTGCTGATGACCTTGGCTATCATTATAGACCATTGATCTGGGTTCTATTTGATCGGGTAGTGTGAAGATTTTATAACCCTTTAAGTTTTGTAATTGATTGGGGAATAACTTTTGCTGTTTAAAGTTCTCCTTTAACCAATTATTTTTGGTGATCTTAAATCGCGGAAACTTTTCATATGAATAATACACCGTATCGTTGTAGGGAAATTGATAAGAAATGAtcataatatttatgatttgtTCCATACTGCAATATTTCAATATCTCTAcgatattttgcaaattttcaccTTCATGTTGGTTAAAATCTAGACGCAATATGACACGATTTTTACgtaaatataaaagatttttgctAAGAGCACGTAATAAATGATTCTGTGTAACCTTTGTAATGACCTGTCGCTGCTGTGGCAATGATAACGTTAGTGGTAGAGGTGATGGTGGTATACAAATAATCGTTACAAATTCACTGTTAAATTTCTTATGAAGTCGGTATTCGGTCTGTTGTGATTGCAACAATATTACTGGTACCAAAGTCTGCTCTTGCTGCTGCAGCATTTTATGATTCTCCAAATGATGCTGGTCATATTCcatataatatttaagatttacGCAATAGTCATTTTGTTTccaggttgttgttgttgcagcagTTTTTGATGTTGTGGCATATTGCCAATTTGTCAATATAACAATTGTTGTAAAACTTTGCTCTTGGCttacatatttcaaaaattgtacAAATGCTTCATCATCAATATTGTGCTTGCTGCTGATGTTGCCTTTAGTTTCTGAAGTTGTTACCGTTGTTGTGTTGGTTCTGGTTAAAgttgttaataatttcaaatttatatttgttgctgttgctataGCAACATTTGCTCcaattattataaatagttgaaaatttaacatgTTGCCCGTTAGCTGTAGTAGCAATAATTTTATGCAATTGCCTTTAAGTAACAAATACATGCCACAATATGTTGCAGTGTGTTGCGTGTAACTTGTTATATGTTCGAAACAATAGTATGCAACAACTGATaaagttttcttcttttgtacatgttcttgaatatttttttatttcatagttgcaagtaaaatatgtttgtgtttttttattttcacttaatttcttaattttattcaatttgttttgatttctgGTCTGAAAGCGGTTTTAGACAACTAATGCATAGttgtagcaaatatttttattttatatataaagaaatttatttggaTTAATGTGAAATTTCAACAACACTGTGCTACAGAAGAATTAGGAAGATCGTAGGTCAtatagtctagtgaatagtctagtgtatagtatagtgtatagtctatagtatagtctagtgtatagtctagtgtatagtctagtgtatagtctagtctatagtctagtgtatagtctagtctataatataatctatagtctagtctatagtctagtctatagtctagtcaatagtctagcctgtagtctagtttatagtctagtctatagtctagtctatagtccagtctatagtctagtctatagtctagtctatagtctagtcaaaaatctagtctaaaatctagtctagtctagtctatagtctagtctatagtctagtctatagtctagtctatagtctagtctatagtctagtctatagtctagtctatagtctagtctatagtctagt
This genomic window contains:
- the LOC124419277 gene encoding uncharacterized protein LOC124419277, whose translation is MLNFQLFIIIGANVAIATATNINLKLLTTLTRTNTTTVTTSETKGNISSKHNIDDEAFVQFLKYVSQEQSFTTIVILTNWQYATTSKTAATTTTWKQNDYCVNLKYYMEYDQHHLENHKMLQQQEQTLVPVILLQSQQTEYRLHKKFNSEFVTIICIPPSPLPLTLSLPQQRQVITKVTQNHLLRALSKNLLYLRKNRVILRLDFNQHEGENLQNIVEILKYCSMEQIINIMIISYQFPYNDTVYYSYEKFPRFKITKNNWLKENFKQQKLFPNQLQNLKGYKIFTLPDQIEPRSMVYNDSQGHQQICGYVGNFVRYFAQGLNASLVLAYEVAKGVQIFYSDILKLTRNHTLDIPASLTGPINGTDWSEFSYPFEIADWCVMLPVEPEISMADIFLAVLNPYFIINLLLLFICCTFLLLIVFKRISIDNFRLHLSDILINDKAFRAILGQGFPFNNQNLDYFVVYVFILIFFTGLVVIILFDVFLGSFMTSPPKNPPIRSFADLEKSGIKLYISKSEYAYIYPSDYLKHPQLFHIIDSFNEFVRLRNTLNTSRAYVITSSSWPVFAVQQQLFSRPLFRYSKDLCFSRYLHFYFILPMHSVFREALQMSTLRAYSLGLFFHWFESSFNELVSLGHLSFDDITEPRKLMPISVEDLKLIFMGFYILLLVSVGIFVLELFFDHINIFFNLIPIGAPSNPLSPDDSQSVN